One Ethanoligenens harbinense YUAN-3 genomic window carries:
- a CDS encoding DUF2127 domain-containing protein, translated as MANRIGKYGESLPAGDFVDVGFHIAVLCKGLGGLFELVGSVLLLFLNPARMGRLLTFVARRVLWSWKPVSGLLLQFGAHFSTGAQLFGMLYLLSHGAIKCMLMVLLWKKKLWAYPLAVLSILLFIGYQVYRIAVHPTFMMIALTVFDAAMIALTVAEYLRVRRTFAAQKQRA; from the coding sequence TTGGCAAACCGAATCGGAAAATATGGCGAATCGCTGCCGGCCGGCGATTTTGTGGATGTGGGGTTCCACATCGCGGTACTGTGCAAAGGACTCGGCGGCCTGTTTGAGCTTGTCGGCAGCGTGCTGCTGCTTTTTTTGAATCCCGCACGGATGGGCCGCCTGCTCACATTCGTGGCGCGCCGCGTGCTGTGGTCGTGGAAACCTGTGAGCGGCCTGCTGCTGCAGTTCGGCGCGCATTTTTCCACCGGCGCGCAGCTCTTTGGGATGCTCTACCTGCTTTCGCACGGGGCCATCAAATGCATGTTGATGGTACTTTTATGGAAGAAAAAGCTTTGGGCCTATCCACTTGCCGTCCTGTCCATCCTCCTGTTCATCGGCTACCAGGTCTACCGGATTGCTGTGCACCCCACATTTATGATGATAGCGCTCACGGTGTTTGATGCCGCCATGATCGCGCTGACCGTGGCGGAATACTTACGGGTGCGCCGGACATTCGCCGCGCAGAAGCAGCGCGCCTGA
- a CDS encoding desulfoferrodoxin yields MSESIFYRCSKCGNVVALFKRGGGTLACCGQDMDNLVANSTDAAQEKHVPVVTRDGDTLTVKVGAVPHPMLEEHYIEWIAIVTGGQVVIKYLKPGDAPEKTFSISCKSGTAYAYCNLHGLWKADF; encoded by the coding sequence ATGAGCGAGAGCATCTTTTACCGTTGTTCAAAATGCGGCAATGTCGTCGCGCTGTTCAAAAGGGGCGGCGGAACGCTCGCCTGCTGCGGGCAGGACATGGATAATCTGGTTGCCAACTCCACCGACGCGGCGCAGGAGAAACACGTGCCGGTCGTCACCCGCGACGGCGATACGCTCACCGTCAAAGTCGGCGCGGTGCCGCATCCGATGCTGGAAGAGCACTACATCGAGTGGATCGCCATCGTGACGGGCGGCCAGGTCGTCATCAAATACCTCAAGCCCGGCGATGCTCCGGAAAAGACCTTCTCTATTTCCTGCAAATCCGGCACGGCATATGCATACTGCAATCTGCATGGACTCTGGAAAGCAGATTTTTAA
- a CDS encoding 4Fe-4S dicluster domain-containing protein — MILFDTDVQELKYKVLREVVRLARADKLDDGYYDIPRTIIPGPKATMRCCIYRERAIVEERVRAAMGRGDMPGIVSVIDSACDECPVQRFSVTDACRGCIAHKCHAACPFGAISYEKHRAVIDPEKCRECGRCMKACPYHAIIERQRPCVAGCAAKAIEIDDQKKAKINYDRCTSCGNCVYQCPFGAMVDKSFILDVLDLLRQAQENPDLHIYAVLAPAIASQFSYAKIGQVVAGIRQLGFHRAVEAALGADIVAQKEAHELAEKGFLTSSCCPSFVRYVEINHPDLKPFISHNVSPMVETALLIKHHDPGAKVVFIGPCIAKKMEISLEKTQGAVDSVLTFEELQALFDGMEIPVDQLEEGPMDDASCFGRAFARSGGVTEAVRSVIEDEGLDLVLDPEICNGADSYKIALFKAAKGKLGKNFIEGMSCADGCVGGAACLSHGLRSVVDVNTFSKKASRKHVGESVADADGSFDGEDGPAS, encoded by the coding sequence ATGATTTTATTTGATACCGACGTACAGGAACTGAAGTATAAAGTGCTGCGGGAGGTGGTGCGCCTGGCCCGCGCCGACAAGCTGGACGACGGCTATTACGACATCCCGCGCACCATCATTCCCGGGCCGAAGGCAACCATGCGCTGCTGCATCTACCGCGAGCGCGCCATCGTGGAAGAGCGCGTGCGCGCCGCAATGGGCCGCGGCGACATGCCGGGCATCGTTTCGGTCATCGACAGCGCCTGCGACGAGTGCCCGGTGCAGCGTTTCTCGGTCACCGACGCGTGCCGGGGCTGCATCGCGCACAAATGCCACGCGGCCTGCCCGTTCGGCGCCATCAGTTATGAGAAGCACCGGGCCGTCATCGACCCGGAAAAATGCCGGGAGTGCGGCCGCTGCATGAAAGCCTGCCCCTATCACGCCATCATCGAGCGCCAGCGCCCTTGCGTGGCCGGATGCGCCGCCAAGGCCATCGAGATCGACGACCAGAAAAAGGCAAAAATCAATTACGATCGCTGCACCTCCTGCGGCAACTGCGTCTACCAGTGCCCGTTCGGCGCGATGGTTGACAAATCCTTCATCCTCGACGTGCTGGATCTGCTCCGGCAGGCGCAGGAAAATCCGGATCTGCATATCTACGCCGTGCTTGCGCCGGCCATCGCCAGCCAGTTCTCCTACGCGAAAATCGGCCAGGTGGTGGCGGGCATCCGGCAGCTCGGCTTCCACCGTGCGGTGGAAGCCGCCCTCGGCGCGGACATCGTCGCGCAGAAAGAAGCGCATGAGCTGGCCGAGAAAGGTTTCCTCACCAGCTCGTGCTGCCCATCGTTCGTGCGCTATGTCGAGATCAACCATCCCGACCTCAAGCCGTTCATTTCCCACAACGTGTCTCCCATGGTGGAAACGGCGCTGCTCATCAAGCACCATGATCCCGGCGCAAAAGTGGTCTTCATCGGGCCGTGCATCGCCAAGAAGATGGAGATCTCGCTGGAAAAGACCCAGGGCGCGGTGGACAGCGTGCTCACCTTTGAGGAATTGCAGGCCCTGTTCGACGGCATGGAGATCCCGGTGGATCAGTTGGAGGAAGGCCCCATGGACGATGCATCCTGTTTCGGGCGCGCGTTTGCCAGGAGCGGCGGTGTAACCGAGGCGGTGCGCAGCGTGATCGAGGACGAGGGACTGGATCTGGTGCTCGACCCCGAGATCTGCAACGGGGCGGACAGCTATAAGATCGCGCTGTTCAAGGCCGCAAAGGGTAAGCTGGGCAAAAACTTCATTGAGGGGATGTCCTGCGCGGACGGCTGCGTGGGCGGCGCCGCCTGCCTGAGCCACGGTCTGCGCAGCGTTGTGGACGTGAATACATTCAGCAAAAAGGCGAGCCGGAAGCATGTGGGTGAAAGCGTTGCCGATGCCGACGGCAGTTTTGACGGGGAAGACGGTCCGGCCTCGTAA
- the gltB gene encoding glutamate synthase large subunit, whose translation MKNFINIQKQGLYDPAFEHDACGIGLLANIKGKKSNELLRQSLSVLCNLAHRGGVGSEPNSGDGAGVLLQLPHAFFKKVCTGFELPAAGDYGVGMLFMPRDVETQKGISGRFETITAEEGLSLLGWRDVPVDPSTLGETAVASMPFMRQVFVARGKVAPGMAFERALYIARRRLEKDAAAAYPGQGFYVASFSSATIVYKGMLTPEQVGAFYPDLHDDAMETAIALVHSRYSTNTFPSWNRAHPNRYLIHNGEINTLCGNVNFMNARESMLQSDVYGGALPKVLPIINPDGSDSAMFDNTVEFLHMGGMPLHRIMMLMIPEPWDGHESMSAEKKAFYEYQSCLMEPWDGPVAMGFTDGVRVGAVLDRNGLRPARYTVTTDDFIVLSSETGVLDIPPEKVVKKERLHPGRMLLIDTEAGRILTDEEIKNEAAREKPYAEILAENLVKQDALPKAETSPQALRFPLEQLQKAFGYTYEDLRTIITPLARDGADPVGAMGNDIPLAVLSEKPQLLYEYFKQLFAQVTNPPIDALREAVITSSKVLLGSEGNLLDPTPASARRVQLDSPFIDNAALASLRELSVDGLRAVTLPIVFHAAEGGAGLKTAMDNLCEVAKDAVRKGVNILILSDRGVNKKHAAIPALLAVAGLHHFLVREKLRCNTSIVLESGEPHEVHHFATLLGYGVSAVNPYLALESVAHLVESGFLTGKTVEEAQAKYLKGVTKGVIKVLSKMGISTIQSYQGAQIFEALGLEKPFIDQYFTGTPSRVGGIGLDGVATEAAARHAFGFPAGGVPDDGLESGGKYQYRHDGEYHLYNPLTIHALQEACRAGDFKKFKEYTALINGEAEKLCTLRGLLKFKPGKPIPLDEVESVESLCARFKTGAMSFGSISKEAHEAMAVAMNRIGGKSNTGEGGENPARFIPEANGDSRCSAIKQVASGRFGVTSNYLVHAQEIQIKMAQGAKPGEGGQLPGRKVYPWVAKVRYSTPGVGLISPPPHHDIYSIEDLKELIHDLKNANPDARISVKLVAETGVGTVAAGVAKALADVILISGYDGGTGASPRTSTRHAGLPWELGLAETHQTLVLNDLRSRVVVETDGKLMTGRDVAIAALLGAEEFGFATAPLVTLGCVMMRVCNLDTCPVGVATQNPRLRAKFAGDPQHVVNFMRFMAEDLREIMASLGFRTIEEMVGRTDMLEMDQTRGNWKTRNLDYDAILFRPKVDESVGVYHQMNQDHGLDESLDRRKLLALCAPAIEKGEKVDVRVAIQNIDRAACTILGSEITKAHGGEGLPDDTVTIHLNGSTGLSFGAFVPHGVTLDLEGDANDYIGKGLSGGKIIVRKPDAATFVPEENIIIGNVAFYGATSGEAYIGGVAGERFCVRNSGVTAVVEAVGDHGCEYMTGGRVAVLGKTGRNFAAGMSGGVAYVYDENGGFPARCNTEMVDLGPVEGEDADTLRGMLEKHAAFTGSARAKAMLADWDVALAKFVRVMPRDYERILLAIKKAEADGLSGDDAMMAAFEANFKAPAKAGVK comes from the coding sequence ATGAAAAATTTCATCAACATTCAAAAGCAGGGCCTGTATGACCCCGCTTTTGAGCATGACGCCTGCGGCATCGGCCTGCTTGCCAACATCAAGGGCAAAAAGTCCAACGAGCTGCTGCGCCAGTCGCTCTCCGTGCTGTGCAACCTTGCGCACCGCGGCGGGGTGGGCAGCGAGCCGAACTCGGGCGACGGCGCGGGCGTGTTGCTGCAACTGCCGCACGCCTTTTTCAAAAAGGTCTGCACCGGGTTCGAGCTTCCCGCCGCCGGTGATTACGGCGTGGGCATGCTCTTCATGCCGCGCGACGTGGAGACCCAAAAGGGCATCTCGGGGCGGTTTGAGACCATCACGGCCGAGGAAGGGCTTTCCCTCCTTGGCTGGCGCGACGTGCCGGTGGACCCCTCCACGCTGGGCGAAACGGCCGTAGCCAGCATGCCGTTCATGCGGCAGGTGTTCGTGGCGCGCGGAAAGGTCGCGCCGGGCATGGCGTTTGAGCGCGCGCTCTACATCGCCCGCCGCCGCCTGGAGAAGGACGCCGCGGCGGCTTATCCCGGCCAGGGCTTCTATGTGGCCAGCTTTTCCTCCGCCACCATCGTGTATAAGGGCATGCTCACGCCCGAGCAGGTGGGCGCGTTCTACCCCGACCTGCACGACGACGCGATGGAGACCGCCATCGCCCTCGTCCACTCGCGCTACAGCACCAACACCTTCCCCAGCTGGAACCGCGCACATCCCAACCGTTACCTCATCCACAACGGCGAGATCAACACCCTCTGCGGCAACGTCAACTTCATGAACGCGCGCGAGTCCATGCTCCAATCGGACGTGTACGGCGGCGCGCTGCCCAAGGTGCTGCCGATTATCAACCCCGACGGCAGCGACTCCGCCATGTTCGACAACACGGTGGAGTTTCTGCACATGGGCGGCATGCCGCTGCACCGCATCATGATGCTGATGATTCCCGAACCGTGGGACGGCCATGAAAGCATGAGCGCTGAGAAAAAGGCGTTTTACGAATACCAGAGCTGCCTGATGGAACCGTGGGACGGCCCGGTGGCCATGGGCTTTACCGACGGCGTGCGTGTGGGCGCGGTGCTCGACCGCAACGGCCTGCGCCCGGCGCGCTACACCGTCACCACCGACGATTTCATCGTGCTTTCCTCCGAGACCGGCGTGCTCGACATCCCGCCCGAAAAGGTGGTCAAAAAAGAGCGCCTGCATCCGGGCCGCATGCTGCTCATCGACACGGAGGCCGGCCGCATCCTCACCGACGAGGAGATTAAAAACGAGGCCGCGCGCGAAAAACCCTACGCCGAGATCCTCGCGGAAAACCTCGTGAAGCAGGACGCGCTGCCCAAAGCGGAGACCTCCCCGCAGGCGCTGCGCTTTCCGCTGGAACAACTGCAAAAAGCATTCGGCTATACCTATGAGGACCTGCGCACCATCATCACCCCGCTCGCGCGGGACGGTGCCGATCCCGTGGGCGCCATGGGCAACGATATTCCGCTGGCGGTGCTCTCCGAAAAGCCTCAGCTTTTATATGAATATTTCAAACAGCTCTTTGCGCAGGTGACCAACCCGCCGATCGACGCGCTGCGCGAGGCGGTCATCACCTCTTCGAAGGTGCTGCTCGGCTCGGAAGGCAACCTGCTCGACCCGACACCCGCCAGCGCCCGACGCGTGCAGCTTGATTCCCCGTTCATCGACAACGCTGCGCTGGCTTCGCTGCGTGAGCTTTCGGTGGACGGCCTGCGGGCCGTCACGCTGCCGATCGTGTTCCACGCGGCCGAGGGCGGCGCGGGCTTGAAAACAGCGATGGACAACCTCTGCGAAGTGGCCAAAGACGCCGTGCGCAAGGGTGTAAACATTCTCATCCTCAGCGACCGCGGCGTGAATAAAAAGCACGCCGCCATCCCGGCGTTGCTGGCCGTAGCCGGCCTGCACCACTTCCTCGTGCGGGAAAAACTGCGCTGCAACACCAGCATTGTGCTGGAGTCGGGCGAGCCGCATGAGGTACACCACTTCGCCACGCTGCTCGGCTACGGCGTGAGCGCCGTCAACCCCTATCTGGCGCTTGAGTCGGTCGCCCATCTGGTGGAAAGCGGCTTCCTCACCGGCAAAACGGTGGAAGAAGCGCAGGCCAAATACCTCAAGGGCGTGACCAAGGGTGTCATCAAGGTGCTCTCCAAAATGGGCATCTCCACCATCCAAAGCTATCAGGGCGCGCAGATCTTTGAGGCACTCGGTCTGGAAAAACCGTTCATCGACCAATATTTCACCGGCACCCCCTCCCGCGTGGGCGGCATCGGGCTGGACGGTGTGGCCACCGAGGCGGCCGCACGGCACGCGTTCGGCTTCCCGGCGGGCGGCGTGCCCGACGACGGGCTGGAAAGCGGCGGCAAGTACCAGTACCGCCATGACGGTGAATACCACTTGTATAATCCTCTCACCATCCACGCGTTGCAGGAAGCCTGCCGCGCGGGCGATTTCAAGAAGTTCAAGGAATATACCGCACTCATCAACGGCGAGGCGGAAAAACTCTGCACCCTGCGCGGGCTGCTCAAATTCAAGCCCGGCAAACCCATCCCGCTCGACGAAGTGGAATCGGTCGAGTCGCTCTGCGCCCGCTTCAAGACCGGCGCGATGTCGTTTGGCTCCATCAGCAAAGAGGCGCATGAAGCCATGGCCGTCGCCATGAACCGCATCGGCGGCAAAAGCAACACCGGCGAGGGCGGCGAGAACCCGGCCCGCTTTATCCCGGAAGCAAACGGCGATTCCCGCTGCTCCGCCATCAAACAGGTGGCGTCCGGCCGGTTCGGCGTGACCAGCAACTACCTTGTGCATGCTCAGGAGATCCAGATCAAGATGGCACAGGGCGCCAAGCCCGGTGAGGGCGGACAGCTCCCCGGCCGCAAGGTCTACCCGTGGGTCGCCAAGGTGCGCTATTCCACACCGGGCGTGGGCCTTATCTCCCCGCCTCCGCACCATGACATCTACTCCATCGAGGACCTGAAAGAACTGATTCACGACCTCAAGAACGCCAATCCGGACGCCCGCATCAGCGTCAAGCTGGTGGCCGAGACCGGCGTGGGCACCGTGGCCGCCGGCGTGGCCAAGGCCCTGGCCGACGTCATCCTCATCAGCGGCTACGACGGCGGTACCGGCGCCTCGCCCCGCACCAGCACCCGCCACGCGGGCCTGCCGTGGGAACTGGGCCTTGCCGAAACGCACCAGACGCTGGTGCTCAACGACCTGCGCAGCCGCGTGGTCGTTGAGACCGACGGCAAGCTGATGACCGGGCGGGACGTGGCCATCGCCGCGCTGCTGGGCGCCGAGGAATTCGGTTTTGCCACCGCGCCGCTGGTCACGCTCGGCTGCGTGATGATGCGCGTGTGCAACCTGGACACCTGCCCCGTGGGCGTGGCCACCCAGAACCCGCGCCTGCGCGCCAAGTTTGCCGGCGACCCGCAGCATGTGGTCAACTTCATGCGCTTTATGGCAGAAGACCTGCGCGAGATCATGGCGTCGCTCGGCTTCCGCACCATCGAGGAAATGGTCGGGCGCACCGACATGCTGGAAATGGACCAGACGCGCGGCAACTGGAAGACCCGGAACCTTGATTACGACGCCATCCTTTTCCGCCCGAAAGTGGATGAGAGCGTGGGCGTTTATCATCAGATGAATCAGGATCACGGCCTGGATGAATCGCTCGACCGCCGCAAGTTGCTGGCGCTCTGCGCGCCCGCCATTGAAAAGGGTGAGAAAGTGGACGTGCGGGTGGCGATTCAAAACATCGACCGCGCGGCCTGCACCATCCTCGGCAGCGAGATCACCAAAGCGCACGGCGGCGAGGGCCTGCCGGACGACACCGTGACCATCCATCTGAACGGCTCCACCGGGCTGAGCTTCGGCGCGTTTGTGCCGCACGGCGTCACGCTCGACCTGGAAGGCGACGCGAACGACTACATCGGCAAGGGCCTCTCGGGCGGCAAGATCATCGTGCGCAAGCCCGACGCGGCCACTTTTGTGCCGGAAGAAAACATCATCATTGGCAACGTGGCCTTCTACGGCGCAACCAGCGGCGAAGCCTATATCGGCGGCGTGGCGGGCGAACGCTTCTGCGTGCGCAACAGCGGCGTGACCGCCGTGGTGGAAGCGGTGGGCGACCACGGCTGCGAATATATGACCGGCGGCCGGGTGGCCGTGCTGGGCAAGACCGGGCGCAACTTCGCGGCGGGCATGTCCGGCGGCGTGGCCTATGTTTATGATGAAAACGGCGGCTTTCCGGCACGGTGCAACACCGAAATGGTGGACCTCGGCCCGGTGGAGGGCGAGGACGCCGATACCCTGCGCGGCATGCTCGAAAAACACGCAGCCTTCACCGGCAGCGCCCGTGCCAAAGCCATGCTGGCCGACTGGGATGTGGCGCTTGCCAAATTTGTGCGCGTGATGCCGCGCGACTACGAGCGCATTCTGCTCGCCATCAAGAAAGCGGAGGCCGACGGTCTTTCCGGCGACGACGCAATGATGGCCGCTTTTGAAGCCAATTTTAAAGCCCCCGCAAAAGCGGGCGTGAAATAA
- a CDS encoding VOC family protein, translating to MEQEKSAPQATEWLIRPRSVVIDCTNAGELADFYAALLGWQAEKGFDGLYCVSGGASSFRLLISEDEGYVPPVWPEEPGRQQKGMHLDFTVDDLDKAAAYAVSLGAVKSAKQYNPKQWITLFDPAGHPFCLCLSE from the coding sequence ATGGAACAGGAAAAAAGTGCCCCGCAGGCCACCGAATGGCTCATTCGCCCGAGAAGTGTGGTGATCGACTGTACGAATGCCGGTGAACTGGCGGATTTTTATGCCGCACTGCTCGGATGGCAGGCTGAAAAAGGGTTCGACGGCCTTTACTGCGTGAGTGGGGGCGCGTCTTCGTTCCGGCTGCTCATCAGCGAGGATGAAGGCTATGTGCCGCCCGTCTGGCCGGAAGAGCCCGGCAGACAGCAGAAGGGGATGCATCTGGACTTTACCGTGGACGATCTGGATAAAGCTGCGGCTTATGCCGTAAGCCTTGGCGCGGTCAAAAGCGCCAAACAGTATAACCCGAAACAGTGGATTACGCTGTTCGACCCGGCGGGGCATCCGTTCTGCCTCTGCCTGTCGGAATAA
- a CDS encoding glutamate synthase subunit beta has product MAKPTGFLEYERALSPDRAPLTRIKDWEEFHTAFSAEEQRVQAARCMDCGTPFCHSGLMIGGGASGCPINNLIPEWNELVYRGLWKDAIARLLKTNNFPEFTGRVCPAPCEGSCTLGLIDPSVSIKADECKIIDYAFEQGWIKPCPPESRTGKRVAVVGSGPSGLACAAQLNYAGHSVTVFERADRPGGLLMYGIPNMKLDKTRVVLRRIKLMEEEGVVFQTGVEVGKDKDAQSLLANFDAVVLCTGATLPRDLAAEGREGADGIHFAVDFLHANTKSLLDSKLTDGSYISAKDKHVIVIGGGDTGTDCVATSVRHGCKSITQFEIMPKPPKSRTPGNPWPEWPKIFRTDYGQEEAEAVFGHDPRAYGVMTTQVEKDEAGHVRALHTVQVEWKKDAKSGRFAPMPVAGSKKIWPADLVLIAMGFLGPEQALLDDFGIERTARSNIAASETDYATNIPGVFAAGDARRGQSLVVWGIHEGRAAAAACDRYLMQTA; this is encoded by the coding sequence ATGGCCAAACCGACTGGATTTCTGGAATACGAACGGGCCCTTTCCCCCGATCGCGCGCCGCTTACGCGCATCAAGGACTGGGAAGAGTTCCACACCGCTTTTTCGGCCGAGGAGCAGCGGGTGCAGGCCGCGCGCTGCATGGACTGCGGCACGCCGTTCTGCCACTCCGGGCTGATGATCGGCGGCGGCGCTTCGGGCTGCCCCATCAACAACCTCATCCCCGAATGGAATGAGCTGGTTTATCGCGGGCTGTGGAAGGACGCCATCGCCCGTCTGCTCAAAACCAACAATTTTCCCGAATTCACCGGGCGGGTCTGCCCCGCGCCGTGCGAAGGCTCCTGCACATTGGGGCTGATCGACCCGTCGGTTTCCATCAAGGCAGACGAGTGCAAGATCATCGACTATGCGTTTGAGCAGGGCTGGATCAAACCCTGCCCGCCCGAATCGCGCACCGGCAAAAGAGTGGCGGTCGTCGGCTCCGGCCCGTCCGGCCTCGCCTGCGCCGCCCAGCTCAACTATGCCGGGCACAGCGTCACCGTGTTCGAGCGGGCGGACCGCCCCGGCGGCCTGCTGATGTACGGCATCCCCAACATGAAGCTGGACAAAACGCGCGTCGTGCTGCGGCGCATTAAACTCATGGAGGAAGAAGGCGTCGTCTTCCAAACCGGCGTGGAGGTCGGCAAAGACAAAGATGCTCAGTCCCTGCTCGCGAATTTTGACGCGGTGGTGCTCTGCACCGGCGCGACCTTGCCGCGCGACCTTGCCGCCGAAGGGCGCGAGGGAGCGGACGGCATCCACTTCGCAGTGGATTTCCTCCACGCCAACACCAAGAGCCTGCTGGATTCCAAACTGACCGACGGCAGCTATATCTCCGCCAAAGACAAGCACGTCATCGTCATCGGCGGCGGCGACACCGGCACCGACTGCGTGGCCACCTCCGTGCGGCACGGCTGCAAGAGCATCACGCAGTTTGAGATCATGCCCAAGCCGCCCAAATCGCGCACGCCGGGCAATCCGTGGCCTGAATGGCCGAAGATCTTCCGCACCGACTACGGTCAGGAAGAAGCGGAGGCCGTGTTCGGCCATGATCCGCGCGCCTACGGCGTGATGACCACGCAGGTGGAAAAGGACGAAGCCGGACATGTGCGCGCCCTGCACACCGTGCAGGTGGAATGGAAAAAGGACGCAAAAAGCGGCCGCTTCGCCCCGATGCCCGTCGCCGGCAGCAAAAAGATCTGGCCAGCCGATCTGGTGCTCATCGCCATGGGCTTTCTCGGGCCGGAGCAGGCGCTACTCGACGATTTCGGCATCGAGCGCACCGCACGCAGTAACATCGCCGCCTCCGAGACCGACTATGCCACCAACATCCCCGGCGTGTTTGCGGCCGGCGACGCGCGCCGCGGCCAGAGCCTGGTGGTGTGGGGCATCCACGAAGGGCGCGCCGCCGCCGCCGCCTGCGACCGCTATCTGATGCAGACCGCCTGA
- a CDS encoding LrgB family protein has product MKEMIVGSPLFSITLSIAAYAVGVVIYRKTRLTILNPLLLAIIIVCAVVMIFHISYKDYMAGGQFITLLLTPATVVLAVPLYDQLKLIKRYAPVILLSISIGSVASMASVYFLCKLFGLDRVLIESLMAKSVTTAIAIGITQDMHGIQAVTVVATLLSGIFGAVLGPQVFKLLRVKNRVAVGLSLGTASHAVGTSKALELGEDEGAMSSLSICVAGIITVICAPLLFSVFTAIWR; this is encoded by the coding sequence ATGAAAGAAATGATTGTCGGCAGCCCGCTTTTCAGCATCACGCTTTCCATCGCGGCCTATGCGGTGGGGGTGGTCATCTACCGCAAAACGCGGCTGACGATTTTGAATCCGCTCCTGCTCGCCATCATCATTGTCTGCGCGGTGGTGATGATTTTCCACATCAGCTATAAGGACTATATGGCCGGAGGGCAGTTCATCACCCTGCTGCTCACGCCCGCGACCGTCGTGCTGGCGGTTCCGTTATACGACCAGTTGAAACTTATCAAGCGATACGCTCCGGTCATTTTGCTCAGCATTTCCATCGGCTCGGTCGCGTCCATGGCGTCAGTCTATTTCCTGTGCAAGCTGTTCGGGCTGGACCGGGTGCTCATCGAGTCGCTGATGGCCAAGTCGGTCACGACCGCCATCGCCATCGGCATCACGCAGGATATGCACGGCATCCAGGCTGTAACGGTGGTGGCCACGCTGCTTTCGGGCATTTTCGGCGCGGTGCTGGGCCCACAGGTGTTCAAGCTGCTGCGTGTGAAAAACCGCGTGGCGGTCGGCCTGTCGCTCGGCACGGCTTCGCACGCCGTGGGCACCTCCAAAGCGCTGGAGCTGGGTGAGGACGAAGGCGCCATGAGCAGCCTTTCCATTTGCGTAGCGGGCATCATCACCGTGATCTGCGCGCCGCTGCTGTTTTCCGTCTTCACCGCCATCTGGCGCTGA
- a CDS encoding acyl-CoA thioesterase translates to MENTAVTSGTQEKAALAGRTPSESMAIMTELILPAQANLLGNLQGGQLMHYMDIAGALTCRRHSGHEVATVTVDRIEFRYPIHVGEVVTVTSKLVWVGRTSMKVRIVVGTEDFKTHQSKLTNTAYFTFVALDETDRPVMVPPLLPQTEQEKKDFEHEQEKYEARKRK, encoded by the coding sequence ATGGAAAACACAGCCGTCACATCGGGAACGCAGGAGAAAGCCGCCCTCGCGGGCCGCACCCCCTCGGAGTCTATGGCCATAATGACCGAATTGATTCTGCCCGCACAGGCCAACCTGCTGGGCAACCTGCAGGGCGGGCAGCTTATGCATTACATGGATATCGCAGGCGCGCTCACCTGCCGCCGTCATTCCGGCCATGAGGTCGCTACTGTAACGGTGGATCGCATCGAGTTCCGTTACCCCATCCATGTGGGGGAGGTTGTCACCGTGACGTCCAAGCTCGTCTGGGTGGGGCGCACGTCCATGAAAGTGCGCATCGTGGTGGGCACCGAGGATTTCAAGACGCACCAGTCCAAGCTGACCAACACGGCGTATTTCACTTTTGTGGCGCTGGATGAGACCGATCGCCCGGTCATGGTGCCGCCGCTGCTGCCGCAGACCGAACAGGAAAAAAAGGATTTTGAACACGAGCAGGAAAAATACGAGGCGCGCAAACGCAAATGA
- a CDS encoding CidA/LrgA family protein, with protein MKILAQCGIIFAICVAGQVLSVVTHLPVPGNVFGMIILFLLLYFKVIRKQQIRRVSRFLIGNMAFFFIPSGVAIVANFNTIKGVLVPYLLIILFTTIIVLSVTGVFANWVMKLFNRKGGKAAPPSAQPPVPPVSPAKPQPPRRPSVLPPVPPVSPSAEGDASL; from the coding sequence ATGAAGATTCTGGCGCAGTGCGGCATCATTTTCGCCATCTGCGTGGCCGGGCAAGTGCTCAGCGTGGTGACACACCTGCCTGTTCCGGGCAATGTGTTCGGCATGATCATCCTGTTTTTGCTGCTGTATTTCAAGGTCATCAGAAAACAGCAGATCCGCCGGGTCAGCCGGTTCCTGATCGGCAACATGGCGTTTTTCTTCATTCCCAGCGGCGTGGCCATCGTGGCCAATTTCAACACCATCAAGGGCGTGCTGGTCCCGTATCTGCTTATCATCCTATTCACGACCATCATCGTGCTCTCGGTTACGGGTGTGTTTGCCAACTGGGTGATGAAGCTGTTCAACCGGAAAGGGGGCAAAGCGGCGCCGCCGTCTGCGCAGCCCCCGGTGCCGCCTGTCTCTCCGGCCAAACCGCAGCCGCCGCGCAGGCCGTCCGTCCTGCCGCCCGTGCCGCCCGTCAGTCCTTCGGCGGAAGGAGATGCCTCTCTATGA